In one Legionella clemsonensis genomic region, the following are encoded:
- a CDS encoding bifunctional aspartate kinase/diaminopimelate decarboxylase, giving the protein MQQVITKFGGTSVSSLQTWENIAAITKQHIADNVQPVLVCSALTQISNKLEKAIEAALINQHQSIETDIRESYQELAKALQVSSELINTEITQLQQWLTGIALLKEASPKTRAQILSLGELMMTRLGHAFLCNQGIKCLWFDVREALVSTPLAGGDAVNYLAARCNSESNPELRHKLAASGAQAIITQGFFAANPQGETVLLGRGGSDTSAALLAAILQAKVCEIWTDVPGIYTANPHLLPHARLLKQLNYDEAQEIASMGAKVLHPNCLSPVRKAGIPMVVKFTRMPAHSGTRISHESDDKAPPIKSIQVKHSIILISIDTIHMWQQVGFLADVFTAFKLHGFSVDLLSSSETNITLSLDSNAKLYDRRALEALLADLNRFGRAKLIEPCSAVSLVGHHIRTVLPQLGPTLEVFDAQQVYLMSLASNDLNLTFVVDESKADKLCQKLHNVLIDNNPQSFYYSKSWQEEFGNPGVKNSPWWEQEKDKLLDLAATQSPCYVYHLETQSKKADELMALKSIDHVFYAIKANPNPAILKNLYRKGIGFECVSIDELQQVFTQFPDIAKQRVLFTPNFAAKKEYEFALSTGCYLTIDNLYPLENWPELFKNQSILLRIDSGCGAGHHKYVCTGGNESKFGIPQADLPQVKQLIEKHQIKVIGLHAHSGSGILTPELWQQTALMLTALISQFSDVRIINLGGGLGVVEKPGQQPLDLNALDELLMAVKSGHPQLSFWIEPGRFFVAESGVILAKVTQCKEKGKVRFIGIETGMNSLMRPALYGAYHEIVNLSQLNQEKTGFAHVVGPICESGDTLGYDRLFPETYENDVILIASTGAYGYCMSSHYNLRAPAQEIIMD; this is encoded by the coding sequence ATGCAACAAGTCATTACCAAATTTGGTGGAACCAGTGTTTCTTCTTTGCAGACATGGGAAAATATTGCAGCAATTACTAAACAGCATATCGCTGATAATGTACAACCCGTTCTTGTCTGCTCAGCGCTAACCCAAATATCCAACAAATTAGAAAAAGCGATTGAGGCTGCTCTTATTAATCAGCATCAAAGTATTGAAACTGATATCCGTGAGAGTTATCAAGAATTGGCAAAAGCCTTACAAGTTTCTTCTGAGCTTATTAATACAGAAATAACCCAACTGCAACAATGGCTTACGGGGATTGCACTTCTAAAAGAAGCATCCCCCAAAACTCGCGCTCAAATATTAAGTCTGGGCGAGTTAATGATGACAAGGTTGGGGCATGCGTTTTTATGCAATCAAGGAATTAAATGTCTGTGGTTTGATGTGCGTGAAGCATTGGTCTCAACTCCACTTGCTGGTGGTGACGCAGTTAATTATTTAGCTGCACGCTGCAACAGTGAGTCTAATCCTGAACTGCGTCATAAATTGGCGGCCAGTGGTGCCCAAGCGATTATTACTCAAGGTTTTTTCGCTGCGAATCCCCAGGGAGAGACAGTCTTGTTGGGTCGTGGCGGTTCTGATACTTCTGCAGCCCTGTTAGCAGCAATTTTGCAAGCCAAGGTTTGTGAAATATGGACAGATGTTCCAGGTATTTATACTGCAAATCCACATTTATTGCCTCATGCCCGCTTGTTGAAGCAGCTTAATTATGATGAGGCTCAAGAAATTGCCTCAATGGGTGCTAAGGTATTGCATCCAAACTGTCTATCACCTGTACGCAAGGCCGGCATTCCTATGGTGGTTAAGTTCACGCGAATGCCTGCGCATTCAGGAACACGTATTTCTCATGAAAGTGATGACAAAGCACCTCCTATTAAATCCATTCAGGTGAAACACAGCATTATTTTAATTTCTATTGACACCATTCATATGTGGCAGCAGGTGGGTTTCCTAGCTGATGTGTTTACCGCTTTTAAGTTGCATGGATTTTCAGTAGATTTACTCTCCTCTTCAGAGACGAATATTACCCTCTCGTTGGATAGTAATGCTAAATTATATGATCGTCGAGCACTTGAGGCGTTACTTGCTGACTTAAATCGTTTTGGTCGTGCAAAACTGATCGAACCTTGTAGTGCTGTGAGTTTGGTTGGTCATCATATACGTACTGTTCTTCCACAACTAGGCCCAACACTGGAGGTGTTTGATGCTCAGCAAGTGTATTTAATGTCCCTTGCATCAAATGATCTTAATTTAACGTTTGTCGTTGACGAATCCAAAGCCGACAAATTGTGTCAAAAACTGCATAATGTGTTGATCGATAATAACCCCCAAAGCTTTTACTACTCCAAAAGCTGGCAAGAGGAATTCGGTAATCCTGGTGTAAAAAATAGTCCCTGGTGGGAACAGGAAAAAGACAAACTACTTGATCTGGCTGCGACTCAGTCACCTTGCTATGTTTATCATCTGGAGACCCAATCGAAGAAAGCTGACGAGTTAATGGCATTAAAATCCATTGACCACGTCTTTTATGCAATAAAAGCAAATCCGAATCCTGCTATTTTAAAAAATCTGTATCGAAAAGGCATTGGCTTTGAATGCGTGTCTATTGATGAACTACAACAGGTTTTCACGCAGTTCCCTGACATTGCTAAACAACGTGTATTATTCACGCCAAATTTTGCGGCAAAAAAGGAATATGAATTTGCTTTATCAACAGGCTGTTACCTTACGATTGATAATCTCTACCCTTTAGAAAACTGGCCTGAACTTTTTAAAAATCAATCTATTTTGTTACGCATTGATTCTGGCTGCGGTGCAGGTCATCATAAGTATGTTTGCACAGGCGGTAATGAATCAAAATTTGGCATCCCTCAAGCTGACTTGCCGCAAGTTAAACAGCTTATTGAAAAACATCAAATCAAAGTCATCGGTTTGCATGCTCATTCTGGCAGCGGTATTCTCACACCAGAATTGTGGCAGCAAACTGCTTTAATGCTTACCGCACTTATCAGTCAATTTTCCGATGTTCGCATTATTAATCTGGGAGGTGGTTTAGGTGTCGTTGAAAAACCTGGACAACAACCGCTAGATTTAAATGCATTGGATGAGTTGCTGATGGCCGTCAAATCCGGGCACCCTCAATTGTCATTTTGGATAGAGCCAGGTCGTTTTTTTGTTGCAGAAAGCGGTGTTATCCTTGCCAAAGTCACGCAATGCAAAGAAAAAGGAAAGGTGCGCTTTATTGGTATTGAAACGGGTATGAATTCTTTAATGCGCCCCGCCCTCTACGGTGCTTATCACGAAATTGTGAATTTAAGTCAATTAAATCAAGAGAAAACTGGATTCGCCCATGTGGTAGGTCCTATCTGTGAATCAGGAGACACGTTAGGTTATGATAGACTGTTTCCCGAAACCTATGAAAACGATGTCATTTTGATAGCAAGCACGGGCGCCTATGGTTATTGTATGAGTTCCCATTATAATCTCAGAGCGCCAGCACAAGAAATTATCATGGATTAA
- a CDS encoding OmpP1/FadL family transporter: MMSMQKPIKTLVSAAVVALMAGSANAGSFSLYTESNGSAVGNFAAGIAAEAADASTGWYNPAGLALIREQQAVFGGVGVFPVSELSGTSTFRTTGIPFPYVQTFSDLDGAKNALVPSLHYALPLGDSATFGFSVVSPFGLKTLWSERSPVRYAATLSELQTINASPEIGGKITDNIALGAGIDFQYARVKFNRMLGAPALMQFYGLFGVPVTPNFVDSESYNKGDSFGVGFHAGILGMFNDNHTRIGLNYQSEMRHKFHGFSRLNGRLASPGLDITDPFSVLAADPRAVLQNDSLSSNNISFPDIVTLSGYHDVNERLALLASVVWTGWSTIQTIELNNAVAYAPPSATFPGGQVLVNSVSTENYSDAWRFAIGANYRFTDQFMLRVGGGYDETPTNDIHRSVRIPDASRWAVAIGGHYQWRPNLGIDAGYTYLFTDEDPIINRTEVIGSSTNTINARGNAHAHLVGAQLTWIIDQPVPVPTK, from the coding sequence GTGATGAGTATGCAAAAACCCATTAAAACATTAGTCAGCGCAGCTGTCGTTGCGTTGATGGCGGGTTCCGCCAACGCAGGGAGCTTCTCCCTTTACACAGAAAGCAATGGATCTGCCGTGGGCAACTTTGCTGCCGGTATCGCTGCCGAAGCTGCAGATGCATCAACAGGTTGGTATAATCCGGCGGGACTTGCGTTAATTCGTGAGCAACAGGCTGTATTTGGTGGTGTGGGAGTGTTCCCGGTTTCCGAATTGAGTGGAACAAGTACTTTCAGAACCACAGGCATTCCATTCCCTTATGTCCAAACGTTCAGTGATTTGGACGGTGCTAAAAACGCTTTAGTACCTTCCCTGCACTATGCATTGCCTTTAGGTGACAGTGCCACTTTCGGTTTCAGCGTCGTCTCTCCCTTTGGATTAAAAACCTTGTGGAGTGAAAGAAGTCCTGTCCGTTATGCTGCGACCTTAAGTGAGTTACAAACTATTAATGCTTCTCCTGAAATTGGTGGTAAGATAACGGATAACATTGCGTTAGGCGCTGGTATTGATTTTCAATACGCAAGAGTTAAATTTAACCGTATGCTCGGTGCTCCTGCTTTAATGCAATTCTATGGGCTTTTCGGTGTGCCAGTTACCCCAAATTTTGTAGATTCAGAAAGCTACAACAAAGGCGACTCGTTCGGTGTTGGTTTCCATGCGGGTATATTGGGGATGTTTAATGATAACCATACGCGCATTGGTTTAAATTATCAGTCAGAAATGCGACACAAGTTCCATGGCTTTAGCCGTTTAAATGGTCGTTTAGCCTCACCTGGGCTTGATATTACTGATCCTTTCTCAGTACTAGCCGCTGACCCAAGAGCAGTGCTTCAAAATGATAGTTTATCTAGTAATAACATCAGCTTCCCTGATATTGTTACGCTAAGTGGATATCATGATGTCAATGAGAGACTTGCTCTTCTGGCATCTGTTGTATGGACTGGTTGGTCAACCATTCAAACTATTGAGCTTAATAATGCAGTTGCTTATGCACCGCCATCAGCAACATTTCCAGGTGGTCAAGTATTAGTTAACTCTGTTTCTACTGAAAACTATAGTGATGCCTGGCGTTTTGCCATTGGAGCCAACTATCGCTTTACTGACCAATTCATGCTCCGTGTGGGTGGTGGTTACGATGAGACACCAACTAACGATATCCACAGAAGCGTTCGTATCCCTGATGCAAGCCGTTGGGCTGTTGCTATCGGTGGTCATTATCAGTGGAGACCTAATCTCGGTATTGATGCGGGTTATACTTATTTGTTCACTGATGAAGATCCTATTATCAATAGAACAGAGGTTATTGGTTCAAGCACGAACACTATTAACGCACGCGGTAATGCGCATGCTCATCTGGTGGGTGCTCAACTTACCTGGATTATTGATCAACCTGTTCCCGTTCCAACGAAGTAA
- the hemB gene encoding porphobilinogen synthase, which translates to MTDYNLSLRLKRLRQTPAIRSLLQETHLQASQFIAPLFINETLTEKCEIKSMPGQFQLSLNDLPAEIEELSLLGIPAVLLFGIPAHKDPHGSASFHTEGIIQQAIRKIRQINPQMVVISDVCFCEYTNHGHCGILKGEQIDNDKTLAALAQQAVSHAEAGAHWVAPSSMTDGMVRAIREALDEAGYIDTALLSYAVKYSSSFYGPFREAAQGAPQFGDRKTYQMNPANSNEAIREATLDVAEGADMLMVKPAMNYLDIIFKIKQQFPEIPLGAYQVSGEYAMLKNAAIHGLINEEQGMYESLLAIKRAGADFIISYFAKNIAKFLKKK; encoded by the coding sequence ATGACAGATTATAACCTTTCTCTACGCTTAAAACGTTTGCGTCAAACTCCAGCCATAAGAAGTCTATTGCAGGAAACGCATTTACAGGCCAGCCAATTTATCGCGCCTTTATTTATTAATGAGACATTAACTGAAAAGTGCGAAATTAAAAGCATGCCGGGTCAATTTCAATTAAGCTTAAATGATTTGCCCGCGGAAATAGAAGAACTTTCGCTATTAGGCATTCCCGCCGTTTTACTTTTTGGCATTCCCGCGCATAAGGACCCTCATGGAAGCGCTTCATTCCATACGGAAGGAATTATTCAACAAGCTATACGCAAAATACGTCAAATTAATCCACAGATGGTAGTAATTAGCGATGTCTGTTTTTGTGAATACACAAACCATGGTCATTGTGGCATTTTAAAGGGTGAACAAATTGATAATGACAAAACCCTGGCAGCACTGGCCCAACAGGCAGTAAGTCATGCTGAAGCAGGAGCTCACTGGGTAGCACCCAGTAGTATGACCGATGGGATGGTAAGAGCAATTCGTGAAGCATTGGACGAAGCTGGTTATATCGATACAGCTCTCTTAAGTTATGCTGTTAAGTACAGTTCCAGTTTTTATGGTCCTTTTAGAGAAGCTGCTCAGGGTGCTCCCCAGTTTGGTGACAGAAAAACTTATCAAATGAATCCTGCTAACAGCAATGAGGCAATAAGAGAAGCGACACTGGATGTAGCCGAAGGTGCAGACATGCTGATGGTAAAGCCTGCAATGAATTATCTGGATATTATTTTTAAGATTAAACAACAATTTCCCGAAATCCCCTTAGGGGCTTATCAGGTGAGTGGGGAGTACGCCATGCTTAAAAATGCGGCTATTCATGGATTGATCAATGAAGAGCAAGGGATGTATGAAAGTTTATTGGCTATCAAACGTGCAGGTGCTGACTTTATAATCAGCTATTTTGCAAAAAATATTGCTAAGTTCCTGAAGAAAAAATAA
- a CDS encoding translocation/assembly module TamB domain-containing protein, whose amino-acid sequence MLLFLIATTPGLALTLKLAHYFLPGRLDVETVHGQLLGHCSLGYLHYHDSEIDVTLKNVNLKWKILGLLDRKLEIQTFASQEGRFTIHPQTTAQHDAGSFAFPRLPLTVTLHDASFHEVQLVQNNTIHTFEEIKLQAQMTNRQWDIKQFNLNHGNISLEAKGEIQPVLPYAISAELKLTNHLNPNLPIKGFIRVNGDLSFYRWEGEVTNLNRTQPTTVTLHGTLRHGQELNTKAQWQDFIWPLTTQSTLNSNGQLEITGRIPKVTLALHSTINSPVQSEITLHAHTQAKGLKAQGLIQLAEGQVNFNLNYKESDLPKLKGNLQASTLPNKKSLILEDVKLNADFTGDSPDNLTFNTHLTANYLNTPLLANLLYQNQQLHARVNLGGNRLEINGTYPYQWQAKANLPKPHLLSPSLTGLDTIIIADASLSRYRTGQAHVIIKPGHYQFEEGNLSKLPFAGGQLEAVLTPQKLALNGKLTIDKDKHLAITLKLPNLQLDKKLIANQVIEGNLRLKVNSLNFLQNLSSEIHHLEGQLKATLEATGTLGKPSLKGKIDLTHGQISLPDWGLNFHTMQMHLQSQNKRWKTTGSLISNNKPLTLYGEGIFDPRVSGTLHLEGDNLTLINTPEYLINVSPKLLLEMTPEALNIKGTVTIPKAQIKPQSFTNSVSLSEDVVFEGQEKKATRLPVNTNIRLEMGEDVSLSVKGLSGALTGAIHLHQLSQEPLNATGDLTIKNGKYQAYGQDLTIDQGQLIFTGGSVLNPGLRVRAIRQFNNTSTVFSGSNQLLDFNTSNLQTMNFSGKTTVGIEVTGRLNSPKVELFSIPSTLSQADILSMLLLGRPASQANKAGGQLLLAAMSSMNLGSGANGTQLVEQLKQTLGVDVNLESNPQFDPKNNQITEKTSVVVGKSLSKRLYVSYNYGLAKTDSNVVTLTYLLNKFFSIQVNSSLAGSGIDLLYTHRKD is encoded by the coding sequence ATGTTGCTTTTTTTAATCGCAACTACGCCGGGTTTAGCCTTGACGTTAAAGTTAGCCCATTATTTTTTACCTGGACGTTTGGATGTAGAAACTGTTCATGGTCAATTACTTGGTCACTGCTCATTAGGTTACTTGCACTATCATGACTCCGAAATAGATGTGACACTTAAAAACGTGAATCTTAAGTGGAAAATTTTAGGACTTTTGGATCGCAAGCTAGAGATACAAACGTTTGCCAGTCAAGAGGGACGCTTCACTATACACCCACAAACGACTGCACAACATGACGCTGGATCTTTTGCTTTTCCCAGACTTCCCTTGACAGTAACTCTTCATGATGCCTCTTTCCATGAGGTCCAACTTGTTCAAAATAATACCATACATACCTTTGAAGAGATTAAACTACAAGCACAGATGACGAACAGGCAATGGGATATTAAACAATTTAACTTAAACCATGGAAATATTAGTCTGGAAGCAAAAGGCGAAATTCAACCTGTCTTACCCTATGCTATCTCGGCTGAGTTAAAGCTAACAAATCATCTCAATCCTAATCTTCCCATTAAAGGTTTTATCAGGGTAAATGGAGATTTATCTTTTTACCGCTGGGAAGGTGAAGTGACGAATCTCAATCGTACCCAACCAACGACAGTAACTTTGCATGGCACTCTAAGACATGGACAGGAACTGAATACCAAAGCGCAGTGGCAGGATTTTATTTGGCCTCTAACTACACAATCAACACTGAATAGTAATGGACAACTTGAAATAACAGGACGTATTCCAAAAGTAACTCTAGCCCTGCATTCGACCATCAACTCTCCGGTTCAATCCGAGATTACCCTGCACGCTCATACACAAGCTAAAGGTTTAAAAGCACAAGGGCTTATTCAGTTAGCAGAAGGTCAAGTAAATTTTAATTTAAATTACAAGGAGAGTGATCTTCCCAAACTCAAGGGAAATTTACAGGCATCTACTCTACCCAATAAAAAAAGCCTGATACTCGAAGATGTAAAACTGAATGCTGACTTTACTGGTGATTCTCCGGATAATCTTACGTTCAATACCCATTTAACAGCTAACTATTTAAATACGCCCCTACTAGCTAATCTTCTTTACCAAAATCAACAGCTGCACGCACGAGTAAATCTGGGCGGGAATCGCTTGGAGATTAACGGGACCTATCCCTATCAATGGCAAGCAAAAGCTAACTTACCGAAACCGCACCTCCTGTCACCCTCGCTAACTGGATTAGACACAATAATTATTGCCGACGCCTCTTTATCTCGCTATAGGACAGGGCAAGCGCATGTAATAATTAAACCTGGTCACTATCAATTTGAAGAAGGAAATTTATCAAAATTACCGTTTGCAGGCGGTCAATTAGAGGCTGTTTTAACGCCGCAAAAATTAGCCTTAAATGGCAAACTAACCATCGATAAAGATAAACATTTAGCCATAACATTGAAATTACCCAATCTACAATTGGATAAAAAATTAATCGCAAATCAAGTCATTGAAGGAAATTTGCGTTTAAAGGTGAACTCTTTAAATTTTCTGCAAAACTTAAGCAGTGAAATCCACCACTTGGAAGGGCAATTAAAAGCGACTCTTGAAGCCACAGGTACTTTAGGTAAACCTTCCCTCAAAGGTAAAATTGACTTAACTCACGGACAGATTTCCTTGCCTGATTGGGGGCTTAATTTTCATACGATGCAAATGCATCTGCAAAGTCAAAACAAACGTTGGAAAACAACAGGTTCTCTGATTTCCAATAATAAACCCCTAACGCTTTATGGGGAAGGCATTTTTGATCCCAGAGTCTCTGGCACTCTCCATCTTGAGGGCGATAATTTAACCTTAATTAATACCCCAGAGTATTTAATCAACGTTTCACCTAAATTACTGCTTGAAATGACACCTGAAGCCCTTAATATCAAAGGCACTGTCACTATTCCAAAAGCACAAATAAAACCACAGTCCTTTACCAATTCTGTTAGCCTGTCAGAGGATGTGGTATTTGAAGGTCAGGAAAAAAAAGCTACCCGTTTGCCTGTTAATACTAATATTCGCCTGGAGATGGGAGAGGATGTCTCGCTCAGCGTAAAGGGATTAAGTGGCGCTTTGACAGGTGCTATTCATTTGCACCAACTATCACAAGAGCCTCTTAATGCGACAGGAGATCTTACCATTAAAAATGGTAAGTATCAGGCTTACGGACAAGATTTAACCATTGACCAAGGTCAACTCATTTTTACAGGTGGTTCAGTATTGAATCCTGGGCTGCGGGTACGAGCAATTCGTCAGTTTAATAACACGTCTACTGTATTTTCAGGCTCAAATCAATTGCTGGATTTTAATACGTCGAACTTGCAAACCATGAATTTTAGTGGCAAAACCACGGTTGGTATTGAAGTAACGGGGCGCTTAAATTCTCCTAAAGTAGAACTTTTCTCTATTCCCAGCACCCTTTCGCAAGCGGATATTTTGTCAATGCTTTTACTCGGCAGGCCAGCCAGTCAGGCTAACAAAGCAGGTGGACAATTATTGTTGGCAGCCATGTCTTCCATGAACTTAGGCTCAGGCGCAAATGGTACACAATTGGTTGAGCAGTTAAAACAAACGCTTGGCGTCGATGTCAACTTGGAAAGCAATCCCCAATTTGATCCTAAGAATAATCAGATAACCGAAAAAACATCGGTTGTGGTAGGAAAATCACTGTCCAAGCGCTTGTATGTCAGCTATAACTATGGTTTGGCCAAAACAGACAGCAATGTAGTTACTCTAACCTACTTACTGAATAAATTTTTTAGTATACAGGTCAACTCCAGTCTTGCCGGTAGCGGTATTGATCTGCTTTATACACATCGCAAGGATTAA
- a CDS encoding autotransporter assembly complex protein TamA, whose protein sequence is MNRYELKTTSTDNRLGFVTLCLKLHKQYLRFFVAVASVVLLVAATSPTIKITGVKKKIATNIEARLTELAKDKPLNNLSDEELRLQIIKAMEPYGYFKPQVTLLGYQPLRIAIVPGEQVLISDINIEIKGEGTTNSMIKRVLEPLSLKQGDALNTIKYEELKQNLLNAAEHQGFMRAAYEKSEILIHPDSTASIDLILNTGPQFYFGQVRFDPTFISPELLKRYIPFQYGQPYSTDQILAFNNQLAFSGYFKNVSIKPQIDSLRHIPVDVHLEPAERFSYSLGLGYGTDTGLRGRLGYHVVPLNPAGHKFNAAALGSFKENALQAQYIIPGTNPITDQYTITANLAHLDYNSGASNSVLTSIAQQHTAARFQRTLALNGLYERYTYTNQPREEKNTLFPKASFTWLKTKDKLFSPSGYNITLTGLGASKAVLSEVNFAQASINVKAALTLDPIRTRLYFHSIQGITEINDINQMPLSLAFLLGGSDNLKGYSYNSLGPGKILTYNGIEIQKETADHWYFVVFFDSGDVYMPISKIWKNDAGVGLMWVSPVGPIKIGVAQPMDNHFNRNDQKPRLVINMGPDL, encoded by the coding sequence ATGAACCGATATGAACTAAAAACAACATCAACTGATAATCGCCTCGGTTTTGTTACTTTGTGTTTAAAATTACATAAACAATATCTACGTTTTTTTGTTGCAGTCGCTAGCGTGGTATTGCTTGTTGCTGCAACATCTCCCACAATTAAAATAACTGGTGTCAAGAAAAAAATTGCAACCAATATTGAAGCACGGCTTACGGAACTGGCAAAAGATAAACCGCTGAATAATTTATCCGACGAAGAGTTACGCCTTCAAATCATCAAGGCGATGGAACCCTATGGATATTTTAAGCCCCAGGTTACCCTTCTAGGTTATCAACCACTGAGAATTGCTATTGTTCCTGGCGAACAAGTATTGATTTCCGATATCAATATTGAAATTAAAGGCGAAGGCACAACCAATAGTATGATTAAACGCGTGCTGGAACCTCTGTCTCTTAAACAAGGCGACGCACTTAATACCATTAAATACGAGGAACTTAAACAAAATTTATTGAATGCAGCAGAACATCAGGGGTTCATGCGTGCAGCCTATGAAAAATCGGAAATCCTTATTCATCCTGATAGTACTGCCTCCATTGATTTAATTTTGAATACTGGCCCACAGTTTTATTTTGGTCAGGTTCGTTTTGACCCAACGTTTATTTCTCCTGAATTATTGAAACGCTATATTCCTTTCCAATACGGCCAACCTTATTCCACTGATCAAATTCTTGCTTTCAATAATCAATTGGCATTTAGCGGCTATTTCAAGAATGTGTCAATAAAACCACAAATAGATAGCTTACGTCACATTCCTGTAGATGTTCATTTGGAACCTGCTGAAAGATTTAGCTATTCATTAGGTCTTGGTTATGGGACAGATACCGGGCTGCGTGGCCGTCTGGGATATCACGTGGTTCCGCTTAATCCCGCTGGCCATAAATTTAATGCTGCGGCACTTGGTTCCTTTAAAGAGAATGCACTACAAGCTCAATACATTATCCCTGGTACCAATCCGATTACTGATCAATACACCATTACCGCCAATCTCGCCCACTTAGATTACAATAGCGGTGCCAGTAACTCGGTTTTAACCTCTATTGCTCAACAACATACCGCAGCACGTTTTCAACGAACCTTGGCGTTAAATGGCTTATATGAACGTTACACCTATACCAATCAACCCAGGGAAGAGAAAAATACATTATTCCCTAAAGCAAGTTTTACCTGGCTTAAAACAAAGGATAAACTTTTTTCACCTTCTGGCTATAACATTACGTTAACAGGTTTAGGCGCCAGTAAAGCAGTTCTTTCAGAGGTTAATTTTGCCCAAGCATCCATTAATGTTAAAGCAGCGTTAACACTGGACCCTATTCGTACCCGTCTTTATTTTCATTCAATTCAAGGTATCACCGAGATTAATGACATCAATCAAATGCCCTTATCTTTAGCTTTCTTATTGGGCGGCTCAGATAACTTAAAAGGTTATAGCTATAATTCTCTGGGCCCAGGAAAAATTCTGACTTATAACGGCATTGAAATTCAAAAAGAGACTGCCGATCATTGGTATTTTGTAGTTTTTTTTGACAGCGGCGATGTTTACATGCCAATATCCAAGATTTGGAAAAATGATGCAGGTGTTGGGTTAATGTGGGTGTCGCCGGTAGGTCCCATTAAAATAGGGGTAGCTCAACCGATGGACAATCATTTTAATAGAAACGATCAAAAACCAAGGCTTGTCATTAACATGGGTCCCGATTTATAA